In a single window of the Streptomyces sp. NBC_00094 genome:
- the idi gene encoding isopentenyl-diphosphate Delta-isomerase, with protein MPTTPATAAQISPEITSNGVQPSGVPAPIMLELVDEDGTTIGTAEKLAAHQAPGQLHRAFSVFLFDESGRLLLQRRALGKYHSPGVWSNTCCGHPYPGEAPFAAAARRTFEELGVSPTLLAEAGTVRYNHPDPASGLVEQEFNHLFVGLVQAEPRPDPEEIEDTAFVTAAELAERHAAAPFSAWFMTVLDAARPAVRELTGPSGGW; from the coding sequence ATGCCGACCACACCAGCCACCGCGGCTCAGATCTCGCCGGAGATCACGTCGAACGGTGTCCAGCCGTCCGGAGTTCCGGCGCCGATCATGCTCGAACTGGTCGACGAGGACGGGACGACCATCGGCACGGCGGAGAAGCTCGCCGCCCACCAGGCGCCGGGTCAGCTGCACCGCGCCTTCTCCGTCTTCCTCTTCGACGAGTCCGGTCGTCTGCTGCTCCAGCGTCGGGCGCTCGGCAAGTACCACTCCCCCGGCGTCTGGTCGAACACCTGCTGCGGCCACCCCTACCCGGGCGAGGCGCCGTTCGCGGCCGCCGCACGGCGGACGTTCGAGGAGCTCGGCGTCTCCCCGACGCTGCTCGCCGAGGCGGGCACCGTCCGCTACAACCATCCGGACCCGGCCTCGGGCCTGGTGGAGCAGGAGTTCAACCACCTCTTCGTCGGCCTGGTGCAGGCCGAACCGCGGCCGGACCCGGAGGAGATCGAGGACACCGCCTTCGTGACCGCCGCCGAGCTGGCCGAGCGGCACGCCGCCGCGCCGTTCTCCGCCTGGTTCATGACGGTGCTCGACGCGGCGCGTCCGGCCGTCAGGGAGCTGACGGGTCCGTCCGGGGGCTGGTGA
- a CDS encoding ATP-binding protein, whose translation MDTHGGVPTRSPSYEGVWRFTAPAVDVSVPQARHAVRDLLVRQGVPVHEEIMDGLLLIVSELVTNAVRHAALLSPEIAVEVAIGPEWIRVSVEDNHPYRPKALEADYGQTGGRGLLLVREVAQEAGGTCDVEHTASGGKIIWAALPLAPMAPGPGGAPQEATVTSPRTDPSAP comes from the coding sequence GTGGACACCCACGGAGGTGTGCCCACCCGGTCACCGTCCTACGAAGGAGTCTGGCGCTTCACCGCACCCGCGGTAGACGTCTCCGTCCCGCAGGCCCGGCACGCCGTACGCGACCTGTTGGTCCGCCAGGGAGTCCCCGTCCATGAGGAGATCATGGACGGACTGCTGCTGATCGTCTCCGAGCTGGTCACCAACGCCGTGCGGCACGCGGCGCTGCTGTCGCCGGAGATAGCGGTGGAGGTCGCGATCGGTCCCGAGTGGATCCGGGTGTCGGTCGAGGACAACCACCCGTACCGCCCCAAGGCGTTGGAGGCGGACTACGGGCAGACCGGGGGGCGCGGGCTGCTCCTGGTCCGGGAGGTCGCCCAGGAGGCCGGCGGCACCTGCGACGTCGAGCACACGGCGAGCGGCGGGAAGATCATCTGGGCGGCGCTGCCCCTGGCCCCGATGGCACCGGGGCCGGGGGGCGCACCGCAGGAGGCGACGGTCACCAGCCCCCGGACGGACCCGTCAGCTCCCTGA